The following are encoded in a window of Oncorhynchus keta strain PuntledgeMale-10-30-2019 chromosome 10, Oket_V2, whole genome shotgun sequence genomic DNA:
- the LOC118389168 gene encoding E3 ubiquitin-protein ligase pellino homolog 1, whose protein sequence is MFSPDQENISTTPASTKVPVKYGELIVLGYNGSLPNGDRGRRKSRFALCRRPKASGVKPSTVHVACTPQAAKAISNKDQHSISYTLSRAQTVVVEYTHDSNTDMFQIGRSTESPIDFVVTDTVPGSQQSHGGEGQTQTQSIQSTISRFACRIICQRSPPYTARIYAAGFDSSKNIFLGEKAAKWRTQDGQMDGLTTNGVLVMHPRHGFTQDSKPGVWREISVCGKVFTLRETRSAQQRGKMVESESQELVDGSLIDLCGATLLWRTAEGLSRTPTVKHLEALRQELNAGRPQCPVGFNTLAFPSLRRKEILDEKQPWAYLRCGHVHGYHAWGGQGREPEDEVVEVGRERECPMCRTRGPYVPLWLGCEAGFYLDAAPPTHAFSPCGHVCSEKTAAFWSQIPLPHGTHTFHAACPFCVHQLAGESGYLRLIFQGPLD, encoded by the exons ATGTTTTCTCCCGACCAGGAAAACATCTCCACCACCCCAGCCTCCACCAAAGTGCCAGTCAAATACGGAGAGCTCATTGTTCTGGG GTACAATGGCTCCCTACCCAACGGAGACAGGGGGAGGCGGAAAAGCCGCTTTGCACTGTGCCGGAGACCCAAGGCCAGCGGGGTGAAACCCAGTACAGTACACGTGGCGTGTACACCTCAGGCAGCCAAG GCCATCAGCAACAAGGACCAGCACAGTATCTCCTACACTCTGTCCCGGGCCCAGACGGTGGTGGTGGAGTACACTCATGACAGCAATACAGACATGTTCCAG ATTGGGCGTTCAACAGAGAGCCCCATAGACTttgtggtgacagacacggtgcCTGGCAGCCAGCAGAGCCACGGAGGGGAGggccagacccagacccagtctaTCCAGAGCACCATCTCGCGCTTCGCCTGCCGCATCATCTGCCAGCGGAGCCCTCCGTACACCGCTCGCATCTATGCCGCCGGCTTCGACTCCTCCAAGAACATCTTCCTGGGG GAGAAGGCAGCCAAGTGGAGGACACAGGACGGACAGATGGACGGGCTGACCACTAATGGCGTGCTGGTGATGCACCCTCGCCACGGCTTCACGCAGGACTCCAAGCCGGGCGTGTGGAGAGAGATATCTGTCTGTGGCAAAGTCTTCACCCTCAGAGAGACCCGCTCCGCCCAGCAACGGGGCAAGATG GTGGAGAGCGAGAGCCAGGAACTGGTGGACGGCTCGCTGATCGACCTGTGCGGTGCCACCCTCCTGTGGCGCACGGCCGAGGGCCTCTCGCGCACGCCCACCGTGAAGCACCTGGAGGCCCTGCGGCAGGAGCTGAATGCTGGGCGGCCCCAGTGCCCCGTGGGTTTCAACACCCTGGCCTTCCCCAGCCTCCGCCGCAAGGAGATCCTGGATGAGAAGCAGCCGTGGGCCTACCTCCGATGCGGCCATGTGCACGGCTACCACGCCTGGGGAGGCCAAGGACGGGAGCCCGAGGATGAGGTCGTGGAGGTGGGCCGGGAGAGGGAGTGCCCCATGTGCCGAACCAGAGGGCCCTATGTACCGTTATGGCTGGGGTGTGAGGCGGGGTTTTACCTGGATGCAGCACCGCCCACACACGCCTTTAGTCCGTGCGGTCATGTGTGCTCGGAGAAGACGGCGGCGTTCTGGAGCCAGATCCCGCTGCCACACGGCACGCACACCTTCCACGCCGCTTGTCCATTCTGCGTGCATCAACTGGCCGGCGAGAGCGGCTACCTCAGACTCATCTTCCAAGGGCCCCTGGACTAG